One Sphingomonas endolithica genomic window, GGTGCTTGCGGCGCATGTGATGAACGCCGCGGTCGAGCGCGCCGGGATCGATCCGGCGCGGATCGACGAGATCTTCTGGGGCGTGGGCGGGCAATATGGCACGCAGGGCGGCAATGCCGGGCGCATGGCAGTGTTCGCCGCCGGGCTGCCGCAGAGCGTGCCCGCCTTCACGCTGGACCGGAAGTGCGGCTCGGGCCTGACCGCCGTCGCGCTCGCAGCCCGCTCGATCATCTGCGACGAAATGGACGTGGCGCTGGCCGGCGGGATGGAGTCGATCAGCCTGACCGTCACCAAGGAGGCGCCGCGCTTCGTCAACCAGTCCGTCACCGCGCGTGAGCCGGCGGCGTACATCCCGATGATCGAGACGGCGGAGATCGTCGCCGAGCGGTACGGCATCAGCCGCGAGGCGCAGGATGCCTATGGTGCGCAGAGCCAACAACGTGCGGTCGCCGGGTTGAAGGCGGGGGCGTTCGCCGAGGAAGTCGCGCCGATCACCGTGGAAAAGGCGTTGTTCGACAAGGCCAGTACCCGCACCGGCAGCGAGACGGTGACGCTCTCGCAGGACGAGGGCATTCGCGACGGCACCACGGCAGAGGGGCTGGCAGGCCTGAAAACGGTATGGCCGGGCGGGGAATTCAGCGGGCCGGGGAGCAGCATCACCGCGGGCAATGCCAGCCAATTGTCGGACGGCGCATCGGCGCAGATCGTAATGGACCGCCGCACCGCGGAAGCCGAGGGCAAGGACATCCTTGGCATCTATCGCGGTTTCCAGGCCGCGGGCTGCGCGCCGGACGAGATGGGCATCGGGCCGGTGTTCGCGATCCCCAAATTGCTCGCGCGCGCCGGGCTGTCGGTCGCGGATATCGGCTTGTGGGAGTTGAACGAAGCGTTCGCCTCGCAATGCCTGTATTGCCGCGATCATCTCGGCATCGATCCGGACAAGTATAACGTCAATGGAGGCGCGATCGCGGTCGGCCATCCGTTCGGCATGACCGGGTCGCGGCTGGTGGGGCATGCGCTGATCGAGGGGCGCAAGCGCGGCGTGCGCTATGTCGTGGTGTCGATGTGCACCGCAGGCGGGATGGGCGCGGCGGGCTTGTTCGAGATCGCGTAGCGCGAGAATTAGCGTAGCTAAATCGAGCTTCAAGCTACGCGATCGGCCGACGGCGCCGTAGCGCCGGTCGACGGCGCGGCTATGCCGCGGCGTGTTCTGGCTGTCCGTACTTCGTTGCGATTCTTGCTTCCTGCCATGGGCGGGCGAGAAGAAGCTGGATCCCCGCTTTCGCGGGGATGACGAAGAAGGTGGGGATGACGAAGACGGTGGAGATGACAGGGCTGGGGGCGGTGACAGGCGCGACAGGGCTGGCATCGATCAGGGCGCATCGGGCACCCCGCTCCAGCAGCCTTGCCAGCGGCCGAGCGCCAGGTGGGCGTCGCGTAGCGGGGCGGGACGGAGGGAGCAGAGCTGTTGCCGTCCAACACGGCGGCGCTCGATCAGGCCGGCGCGTTCGAGCATCTTGACGTGCTTGGCGGCGGCGGCGAAGCTCATCGCGTGCGGCCGGGCAAGCGCGCCGATGCTGTGTTCGCCCTGCCGCAGCATGATCAGCATCACGTAGCGGGAGGGATCGGCGAGCGCGGCGAAGGTGGCGTTCAGACCTTCAACCCACTGGTCGAACGTCAGCGCCGCGACATGGGCGTTCAACCGATCGGTTGAGGGTTCCGGCGGATTTGCGCGGATTTCTGCGCCAATGTTGAGACTGTTGTGGTTGGAAGCTGTTTTTCCGCCCTCGTTCAACCCGCTGGTTGAACGTGTCGCGGCCTGAGCGTCGGCCGGCAGCTGGTCGGGGCGACGGCGCTCCTCCGGCTGCAGTGACGAGCGATGGCCGGCGGCGACCCAGGCGGCGAGCGCCGGCGATACGTTCTTGCTTCGTTCCATGGGCCCACGATATGCCGAGTGTCGGCTTGTAGGACAGCGTTTTTTGGCGGGCCTGGAATGGTAAGGATTCTGGACTGATCACTCCGTTCGTGTGGCGCGCCGTCGAGCACCTGCGCTTCGCTGGGTGTCTCGACTGCGCTCGACACGAACGGAGAGGGAGGCATCCTCCGTCAGCGCGCTCTAATTGGCGAACAGCAGGACTGGCGTTTCGAGATACTTCTTCAGCTCCTGCACGAAGCTTGCCGCATCCCAGCCATCGACGACGCGGTGGTCGCAGCTGATCGACAGGTTCATGAGCTTGGCGCGGATGATGTCGTCGCCGCGGAAGATCGGGCGCTCGACGATCTTGTTGGGGCCGATGATCGCGACTTCAGGACGGTTGATCACGGGCGTGGTGGCGACGCCGCCCAGCGGCCCGAGCGAGGTGACGGTCAACGTCGAGCCGCTGAGTTCGGCGCTGGTCGCCTTGCCGGTGCGGGCAGCCTCGGCCAGGCGGCCGATTTCGGTGGCGAGCTGCCAGACGTTGCGGTCCTGCGCGTCGCGGATCACCGGCACCATCAGGCCGGCATCGGTCTGCGTCGCCATGCCGAGATGGATGGCGCCGTGGCGGGTGACCACGCCAGCCTCGTCGTCATAGCGCGCGTTGATCATCGGGAAGGCGGGGATCGCCTTGCAGATCGCGACGATCATCAGCGGGAGCATGGTGAGCTTGGGCCTTTGCCCACGATTGGCGTTGAGATCGGCGCGCATGTCCTCGAGTGCGGTGACGTCAATCTCGTCGACATAAGTGAAATGCGGGATCGCGCGCTTGGCCGCGGCCATGTTCTCGGCGATGCGGCGGCGCATGCCGATGACCTTGACCGCCTCGTCCGCGCGCGTGTTGCTGGCATGAGGGGCCTGGTATCCCTGGCCCTGGCCGTAGCGGAGGAAGGCGTCGAGATCGGCGTGGCGGACGCGATCGGAGTCGGTCTTTACGTGCGCGAGATCGATGCCGAGGTCCGCCGCGCGGGCGCGGACGGCGGGGGAGGCGAGGGCGTGGGTTTTCGGTGGCGCACTCTCCTCCGTTCGTCCCGAGCTTGTCGAAGGACGTGTCGAGGGTGTTGCGCCGGGGGCAGGTGCTTCGACAGGCTCAGCACGAACGGGGTCGGGCGATGACGCGGGAGCCAGGCTCGAGGTAACGACTTCCTCCACCCCCGGATTTTCCGCTTCGTACTGCTCCGCCACTTCGCGTTGCTCGCTGCTCAGCGGGACGGCCTTTACCTCGTCGGTGACCGGGCCGAGCGCGGGCGCTTCGGCGGCGGAGAACTCTGCCGCTTCGGTCTCGATCACCACCAGAGCGGCGCCGATCGACACCTGGTCGCCGACCTCCCCGGCCAGTTCGACGATCGTGCCCGATACGGGCGATTCCATCTCGACCGTGGCCTTGTCGGTCATCATGTCGGCGAGTTGCTGGTCCTCCTCGACGCGGTCACCGATCGCGACGTGCCAGGCGACGATTTCCGCCTCGGAAATGCCTTCGCCGATGTCGGGGAGCTTGAAGGTGAAGCGTGCCATTACCAGAAATCCGTCCGTTTCGAGCGAAGTCGAGAAACATGGAGCCGCGTTCGTGTCTCGACTTCGCTCGACACGAACGGGGGTGGATGGCCCACCAGCCTAGTCCTTCATCAATTTCTTGAGCGCCTCGCCGATGCGGACGGGGCCCGGGAAATAGGCCCATTCCAGGCTGTGCGGATAGGGCGTGTCGAAGCCGGTGACGCGCTCGATCGGCGCTTCGAGATGATAGAAGCAGCGTTCCTGCACGATCGCCGACAGCTCGGCGCCAAAACCGCTGGTGCGGGTCGCTTCGTGCACGATCATGCAGCGCCCGGTCTTCTTCACCGATGCCTCGATCGTGTCGATGTCGAGCGGCACCAAGGTGCGCAGATCGATGATCTCGGCATCGATCCCCGCTTCGGCGACGGTCGCGGTCGCGACATGCACCATCGTGCCATAAGCGAGGATGGTCAGCGCCTCGCCCGGGCGGACCACCTTGGCCTTGCCGAGTTCGACCTTGTAATAGCCGGTCGGCACCTCGCCTGCGGGATGCTTCGACCAATTCTGCGCCGGACGATCCCAATAGCCGTCGAACGGGCCGTTATAGATGCGCTTGGGTTCGAAGAAGATCGTCGGATCATTGTCTTCGATCGCCGCGATCAGCAGGCCCTTGGCGTCGTATGGGGTCGAGGGGATCACCGTCTTCACGCCCGAGACGTGGGTGAAGATGCCCTCCGGGCTCTGGCTGTGCGTCTGGCCGCCGAAGATGCCGCCGCCGAAGGGCGAACGCACCGTCATCGGCGCGGTGAATTCACCGGCCGAGCGATAGCGCAAGCGCGCCGCTTCCGAGACGAGCTGGTCGAGCGCGGGGTAGATGTAATCGGCGAACTGGATCTCGGGCACTGGGCGCAGGCCATAGGCGCCCATGCCGACGGCGACGCCGATGATGCCGAGCTCGCTGATCGGCGTGTCGAACACGCGCTGCTTGCCGTATTTCTGCTGCAGCCCGGCGGTGGCGCGGAACACGCCGCCGAAATAGCCGACATCCTCGCCCATGACGATCACGTCGGGATCGCGCGCCATCATCACGTCCATCGCCGAATTGATCGCCTGGATCATGTTCATGCGGGTGGTGGGTTGGTCTTCGCCTTCGGCCGCTTCCTGCCGGACCGTGTTCGCTGTCACGTCACTCACCCAACATACTCCGTCATTCCCGCGCAGGCGGGAATCCATACGCGTATCGCATCGATCGAGCCGCAACCGCCGAGATGATGGATCCCCGCCTGCGCGGGGAAGACGGCGGAGCGCAAGGACCGCATCACTTGCGCGCCCATGGGCGGCCGCTGGCGGTTTCTTCGGCGACCATCTGCGCCTGCTGTTCGCGCAGGTGCCAAGGCATGTCCTCGAACACGCCGTCGAACAGGGTGTCGAGCGGCTGATGCAGGCCGTGGCCGAGAATGCCGTTCTGTTCGGCTTCCTTTTGCGCGCGCTTCACCTCGTCGGCGAGTTCCTTGTCCTGCGCGGCGTGGCGTTCCTCGTCCCACTCGCCGATCGCGATCAGATGGTCCTTGAGGCGCTTGATCGGATCGCCGAGCGGCCAGGCATTGGGCTCGCCTTCGCTGCGATACTGGCCGGGATCGTCAGAGGTGGAGTGGCCTTCGGCGCGATAGGTGAAATGCTCGATCAGCGTCGGTCCCTGGTTGGTGCGTGCGCGCTCCGCCGCCCAGGCGGTGGCGGCATAGACGGCGAGCGCATCGTTGCCGTCGACGCGCAGGCCGGCAATGCCATAGCCGACCGCACGCGCCGCGAAGGTGGTCGATTCGGCGCCGGCGAAGCCCGAAAAGCTCGAGATCGCCCATTGATTGTTGACGACGTTCAGGATCACCGGCGCGCGGTATACGCTGGCAAAGGTGCAGGCGGAGTGGAAGTCGCCTTCCGCGGTCGAACCCTCGCCGCACCAGGTGGCGGCAATGCGCGTGTCGCCCTTGGCGGCGCTGGCCATCGCCCAACCCACGGCCTGGGGATATTGCGTGGTGAGGTTGCCGGAGATCGAGAAGAAGCCGGCTTCCTTGACCGAATACATGATCGGCAATTGCTTGCCCTGCAGGCGATCGGCGGTGTTGGAATAGATCTGGTTCATCATGTCGACCATCGACCAGCCGCGCGCGATCAGCAGGCCCTGCTGGCGGTAGGATGGGAAACACATGTCGTCATAATCGAGCGCATAGGCGGCGGGAACGGCGACGGCCTCCTCGCCGGTGCACTTCATGTAGAAGCTGGTCTTGCCCTGGCGCTGCGCGCGGAACATGCGCTCATCAAAGGCGCGCACTAGTGCCATGCTGCGCAATATGTTGCGCAGCGTATCGGGCGCGAGCCGCGGGTTCCACGGGCCGACCGCCTGGCCGTCCTCGTCCAGCACGCGGACCAGTTGATAGGCGAGATCGGTGAACGTGCTCGCTTTGTCGGCGATGTCGGGGCGGCGCGTCTCGCCGGCGGGCGGCACGTGTACTTCGCTGAAGTCGACCGCGTCGCCCGGCCGGAACTTCGGCTCGGGCACGTAGAGCGACAATGGCTGCAGGTTGGCGCGCGCTGACGTGCCGCGCTCTGGGTCGCTGGCCATGAAATCTCCAAAATATCCGCTTGCTTGAACGCGCGGACTCACTGTGCGGCCCTTGTTATAAAATTTCAACGGCAATGGCGAGGGGGTGATTGGTGCCCTTGTTCCTCCCCGGCACGGGGAGGTGGCATGCGAAGCATGACGGAGGGGGATCTCCGTTAGCGCGGCGTTTGCGGATAGCCCCCTCCACCATTCGGCTAAGAAGCCGAACGGTCCCCCTCCCCGTTCCGGGGAGGATAGTTACTCCACCGTTTGTTCGATCACGCCGAAGATCGGGTGGTGGCGATCGTCCTCGGCCCAGATCCGTACCGTGTCGCCGGCCTTCAGGAACGGGGTCACGGCCTGGCCGCTCGTGATCGTTTCCACCGTGCGCACTTCGGCGAGGCAGGAATAGCCGACGCCGCCATCGGCGATCGGCTTGCCCGGGCCGCCATCGGCATCGCGGTTGGAGACGGTGCCCGACCCGATGATCGTGCCCGCGCCCAGCTTCCGCGTCTTGGCGGCGTGCGCGATCAGCGTGCCGAAATCGAACGTCATGTCCTCGCCCGCCTCGGCGCGGCCGAACGGCTGGCCGTTGAGATCGACCATCAGCTTGCGGTGCAATTTGCCGTCCCGCCACCACTCGCCCAGCACATCGGGGGTGACGAACACCGGCGAGAAGGCGCTGGCCGGCTTGGACTGGAAGAAGCCGAAGCCCTTGGCCAGTTCGCCGGGG contains:
- a CDS encoding acetyl-CoA C-acyltransferase — encoded protein: MREAAIVATARTPIGKAYRGAFNATEAPVLAAHVMNAAVERAGIDPARIDEIFWGVGGQYGTQGGNAGRMAVFAAGLPQSVPAFTLDRKCGSGLTAVALAARSIICDEMDVALAGGMESISLTVTKEAPRFVNQSVTAREPAAYIPMIETAEIVAERYGISREAQDAYGAQSQQRAVAGLKAGAFAEEVAPITVEKALFDKASTRTGSETVTLSQDEGIRDGTTAEGLAGLKTVWPGGEFSGPGSSITAGNASQLSDGASAQIVMDRRTAEAEGKDILGIYRGFQAAGCAPDEMGIGPVFAIPKLLARAGLSVADIGLWELNEAFASQCLYCRDHLGIDPDKYNVNGGAIAVGHPFGMTGSRLVGHALIEGRKRGVRYVVVSMCTAGGMGAAGLFEIA
- a CDS encoding ArsR/SmtB family transcription factor codes for the protein MERSKNVSPALAAWVAAGHRSSLQPEERRRPDQLPADAQAATRSTSGLNEGGKTASNHNSLNIGAEIRANPPEPSTDRLNAHVAALTFDQWVEGLNATFAALADPSRYVMLIMLRQGEHSIGALARPHAMSFAAAAKHVKMLERAGLIERRRVGRQQLCSLRPAPLRDAHLALGRWQGCWSGVPDAP
- a CDS encoding dihydrolipoamide acetyltransferase family protein; the encoded protein is MARFTFKLPDIGEGISEAEIVAWHVAIGDRVEEDQQLADMMTDKATVEMESPVSGTIVELAGEVGDQVSIGAALVVIETEAAEFSAAEAPALGPVTDEVKAVPLSSEQREVAEQYEAENPGVEEVVTSSLAPASSPDPVRAEPVEAPAPGATPSTRPSTSSGRTEESAPPKTHALASPAVRARAADLGIDLAHVKTDSDRVRHADLDAFLRYGQGQGYQAPHASNTRADEAVKVIGMRRRIAENMAAAKRAIPHFTYVDEIDVTALEDMRADLNANRGQRPKLTMLPLMIVAICKAIPAFPMINARYDDEAGVVTRHGAIHLGMATQTDAGLMVPVIRDAQDRNVWQLATEIGRLAEAARTGKATSAELSGSTLTVTSLGPLGGVATTPVINRPEVAIIGPNKIVERPIFRGDDIIRAKLMNLSISCDHRVVDGWDAASFVQELKKYLETPVLLFAN
- a CDS encoding alpha-ketoacid dehydrogenase subunit beta, whose product is MNMIQAINSAMDVMMARDPDVIVMGEDVGYFGGVFRATAGLQQKYGKQRVFDTPISELGIIGVAVGMGAYGLRPVPEIQFADYIYPALDQLVSEAARLRYRSAGEFTAPMTVRSPFGGGIFGGQTHSQSPEGIFTHVSGVKTVIPSTPYDAKGLLIAAIEDNDPTIFFEPKRIYNGPFDGYWDRPAQNWSKHPAGEVPTGYYKVELGKAKVVRPGEALTILAYGTMVHVATATVAEAGIDAEIIDLRTLVPLDIDTIEASVKKTGRCMIVHEATRTSGFGAELSAIVQERCFYHLEAPIERVTGFDTPYPHSLEWAYFPGPVRIGEALKKLMKD
- a CDS encoding 3-methyl-2-oxobutanoate dehydrogenase (2-methylpropanoyl-transferring) subunit alpha, translated to MASDPERGTSARANLQPLSLYVPEPKFRPGDAVDFSEVHVPPAGETRRPDIADKASTFTDLAYQLVRVLDEDGQAVGPWNPRLAPDTLRNILRSMALVRAFDERMFRAQRQGKTSFYMKCTGEEAVAVPAAYALDYDDMCFPSYRQQGLLIARGWSMVDMMNQIYSNTADRLQGKQLPIMYSVKEAGFFSISGNLTTQYPQAVGWAMASAAKGDTRIAATWCGEGSTAEGDFHSACTFASVYRAPVILNVVNNQWAISSFSGFAGAESTTFAARAVGYGIAGLRVDGNDALAVYAATAWAAERARTNQGPTLIEHFTYRAEGHSTSDDPGQYRSEGEPNAWPLGDPIKRLKDHLIAIGEWDEERHAAQDKELADEVKRAQKEAEQNGILGHGLHQPLDTLFDGVFEDMPWHLREQQAQMVAEETASGRPWARK